ATTGGCTCAAGTAGAAAAAGAGAATGAAATGTTAAAATTTAAATTGCTTCAGCATGAAAATATACTAGAAGGTGCATTGGATGCTGTTGCTATTTTTGATGAAAATATGAGATTTATAGATGTAAACTCCGCCGCGTGTCATATGTTTCAATTGCAGAAAAAAGAGTTATGTAAACGAAATCTCTATGATTTTTTATCTCTTATACCAAGCAATCAAATAAGAGAAGTTATTGATGCTATTTATCAGGATGATCCAATTAGGAAGGAATTAATTGTCAAATTAGATAATGGACAGGTCAAATTTTTGGAAATCTCATTACGTAAAAATGCAATAAACGGCTATGATCTTGCTATGATTAAAGATGTTTCATTTAAGAAAATGCTTGAGCGTGAACGTACAATTAATGAGCAGCTTTTTAAAGATTTATTTCATCGTGCAGTGGATGGAATTGTCATCTTTGATCAAAAAGGTGATTTTATAGATGCGAACGGTTCTTTTTGCTCAAGCTTTGAAATAACGAAAACGCAGTTGAACTCTTTTGGTCTTGAAGATTTTATTGATGAGCAAGAGAAATATAGGCTCGATAACCTGTGGAAGATGCTAAAAGAAAATGGAAGCGCAAAGGGGGAGCTTCCTGTTATCTTAAAAGACGGTAGTAAGAAAATCTTCGAGTTTACAACAACTTCAAACATTATTGATGGCATTTACATGGCCATTATGAGGGACATTACAGAAAAAAGATCTATGGAAATACAGCTGTATAAAAGTGAGGAACGTTTTCGAGAGGTTTTTGAAAATGCGATAGACGCAATTATGATTTGGGATAAGCATGGTCAAATTTTGAAGGTGAACCAGGCAGCAAGCCGTACATTTGAATTAAATGAAGCAGAGCTTGTTCGTCGTAATATATTGGATTTTGTTGATCAAACCTCTCTAAGTTTTCTTAAAGTAAAAAAAGAATACTTTAAAATAGGCGCAATAAGAGAAGAACTTCTTTTTCATATGCCTAATGGACAAAATAAAGAGCTAGAGTTTACTTCTAAAATGGATATACTTGATGGTCATCATTTAACGATTTTTCGGAATGTTAGTGAACGAAAACGAATGGAAAAAATATTAAGGGAAAGTGAACATAAATTTCGAAGTATTTTTGATGGTGCAATGGATGGAATTATTTTATTTAATCATTCTTTTGAAATCATTGAAGCAAATGAAACAGCAAAAAAAATACTAAATTTAAATTCAGAAGATATCAAATCATCTAGAATATGTGATATTCTGTTTTCACATGCTCATGTAGACCCTGACACCAAAACGCTTGAGTCATATGAAGAAAATATACAAGAGATCATGTATATGAATGAAAATGGAATTGAAATGATCTTAGAAATTGCTCTTAAGAATCATATTGATGAAAATATGAATCTGGCTGTTTTTCGTGATGTAACAGAGAAAAGAGAGTTAGAAGAACAACTTAGAAAGTCAGATACATTAAATGTAGTTGGAGAACTAGCAGCGGGTATTGCCCATGAAATTCGCAATCCAATGACTGCATTAAAAGGATTTATTCAGCTGCTAGAGGGAAGTGTTAAAGAGGACTTTTCTATGTATTTTAATGTCATTACATCTGAGCTAAGTAGAATAGAGTCCATCATTACTGAATTTCTAATTTTAGCAAGACCTCAAGCTATTCAGTATTCCAATAAAGATATTGGAACTATAGTAAAAGAAACAATGGAATTGCTAAATGCCCAGGCCATTTTAGTAAATGTCCAGATGAAACTAAATATAGAACAAAACCTGCCATTGCTATTCTGTGAACCAAATCAACTGAAACAAGTTTTTATCAATGTGTTAAAAAATGCGATTGAAGTAATGCCAGATGGAGGCCAAATTGATGTTACAGTTAAACGAAAGAATGAAGACCAGCTATTAATTTCCGTGAGAGACAGGGGATCGGGGATTTCACAGGATAAAATAAAGAGACTAGGTCAACCATTTTACACAACAAAGGAACGTGGAACAGGGCTTGGTTTAATGGTAAGCTATAAAATAATTGAGGAACATCAAGGTCAAGTTGAGGTTGAAAGTGAAGAGGGGAAAGGGACAACATTTCATATTACCCTTCCGATTACACAGTAAAAAATTTAGTGAAGAGGGGATACACAAATGTTTTATACTTATTATGACTCCCCAATTGGTAGACTTACAATTGTATCGACACTTAGGGAAATTACCCACTTATTTTTAACTACAGAACATTTTAAAGATTTTCAAACTGTAAATAAGCTTGTGGATGATCCACAACATCTTATCCTTCGTGAAGCAGTAAAACAGCTTGATGAATATTTTTATGAAGGAAGAGCAAATTTTGACCTACCATTCGAGATAAAAGGCACTGACTTTCAAAAAAAGATTTGGGCTGAGTTACGTCAAATTCCGATAGGACAAGTTTGTAGTTATCAGGACATTGCCATCAAAATTGGTAACAAGAGTGCTGTACGTGCTATTGGGCAAGCAAATAAAGCAAATAGATTGCCAATATTTATTCCATGTCATCGAGTTATAGGGAAGAATCAGAGGCTAACCGGTTATGCTGGAGATAAAAATGATTTGAAAGCTAAGCTTTTAACTCATGAGAATGTTTCATTTAAACATTAATATGGTTTTAAAGGGAACAACTAACTACTTGTCACATTTTTTCCTTTGCAACATATTATTTGAGTAAGAGAAAAAAATGTATAAGGTAAAGAAAGGGGCAAGTTATATGTGGAATCAAAGCAAACGTCCAAAAAAAGTTCTCTTTTACACTTCTATATTATCAAAACTTCATATTCTTTCAGAAAAGGAAAAAAACATCTTAATTGAAAAACAAAAAAGAACAAAGCACTAGTGTTAACTAGGCTTTGTTCTCAGCTTGTAGAGAAAGTGGGTGTTTTTCTCTACAGGCTTTTTTATTTTCTAAAAATGTTTTTATAAATAGTAATAATTTTCTTAAGCCAACCAAAAGAAAAAGCTTCTCACACACCTAGCTTAACTTAGCTAGGTGTGTGGCAATCTTTTTCATATTCTGGCAAGCAGCGGTGAGAAGCACCTGCTCACTTGCATTCCTTAATCCCCGTAACCGGCAGTAGCGAAGCCCATGCAATTCTTTTGAATCTGCAAAGCTTCGCTCTACCTTTTCTTTTCTAAATTTATATAGTTCTTTCCCAGATGGGGAAAGGCGATTTAATCTAACTTGATCTTTATGATCTTCCCAAACATGTCGAGTTACTACTTTTTGGTTGTTTTTCGACCTTGTACACTGTGAGAGTAGAGGACATGTTGCACATTTCTTGGGATCAGATTTATATTCTCGATATCCCTCTCTTGTAGTTGTTCGATAAGTTAACTCATCCTTATTTGGACAAATATATAGATCATTCTCTCTATCATATGTAAATTTCCATTTAGGAAACAAACCTTTGGTTGGTTTAAATCTTCTATGAGCAATTACTCCAAATATGTTTCTATCCGATAATCCCTTACAAACAGCACTAGTTAGATATCCTGAATCCAAAGCTGAAGCTTCTACTTTAAAACCAAATCGCTCGATTTGACGGTCAAGTCTTGATAAATAAGGAACAGAATCATGGACATTACCTGGTGTAACATACGCATCAGTTATAATATTGAATTTAAAGTCTGTCGTTCGATGATCTAGGTAACAGAACATTTCCTGTTTGTTATCTCTAGACATAAATCCACTTTCAGGATCTGTTGAACTTACACGTATTTCCTTAGTTTCCTTCACCTCCTCTCTTTCTTTCAGAGCTTTTTTCCATGTTCTTTACGATCTTGTTCAATAGCTTTATTTAAGTCTTCAATATAATCTCTAGTCTCAACCTCAACCGTTTCTCTAGTGAATTTGTGTTTATTCGCATTAGCTTTTAAATGAGTAGAATCTGTAAAGAGAACTCTTCCTCCTACCATACGATGTTCCATTGCCTGAAAGACAATCTCATCAAAGATTTCTTGGAATATATTTGTTTCTTTATAACGAGTTCTACGATTCCAACTTATTGTAGAATGATGAGGAACTCGATCAGATAATTTCAATCCTAAAAACCATCTATAAGCAATATTCATTTTAATTTCTTCTTCTAATTGTCTCTCAGAGCGAATTCCATATAAATAGCCAACAAACATCATTTTAAAAAGAACTAAAGGATCAATTGAAGGGCGTCCATTATCCTCACAATAATAAGGTTTTACCTTTTCAAGAATGAATGAAAAATCTATATATTTATCTATTTTTCGAAGCAGATGATTTTCAGGAACAAGGTCATCTATTACTATAAATTCAACTTCATTTTGTGTGTTTTCTCTTGTATTGAACATAAATATCACCATCCCCAATTTGTTATATATATTATACCAAATTAACGCGGTGAAAAGTAAAAGTAATCAGACAAAATAATAGGCTGCCGAGGTTTCTCGACAGCCTGAGAACAAAGCACTAGTGTTAACTAGGCTTTGTTCTTTTTTGTATATAGATGGATATTAAATAGAGAATAATCTTTTAATCTCTACCGTATATTCTCCAGTTATAATTCCTTTTTCCGTTATGATACCTGCGATTAAATCATTAGGAGTAACATCAAAAGCAGGGTTAAACACTTTCACATTTTTTGGAGCAACTTGAATGCCGTTAATTTGAGTAACCTCTTCTGGATTGCGTTCCTCAATCGGTATTTGATCTCCGTCTGTAATAGAGGGATCAAATGTAGATAGAGGTGCAGCAACATAAAAAGGTATGTTAAATGATTTTGCCAAAAGTGCTAGATTAAATGTTCCAATTTTATTCGCTGTATCACCGTTCGCTGCAATACGGTCTGCTCCAACAATAATTGCAGTAATATCCTTGGACTTTATCGTATGTGCTGCCATATTATCAGTTATAAGTGTAACATCGACACCCGCTTGCATAAGCTCCCAAGTAGTTAAACGTGCTCCTTGTAAGACGGGTCTAGTTTCACATGCGTAAACACTTAAGTTAATATTTTTCTCTTTGGCTAAGTAAAAAGGAGCAAGTGCTGTACCATACTTAGCAGTTGCTATGGATCCTGCATTACAAATCGTCATTATTCTGTCTCCATCTTTGAAAACGCTCAATGCATGTTCACCAATTAATTGACAAACCTGTTCATCTTCTTTTTCAATTAAGATGGCTTCTTTAAGGATTGTTGATTTTGCTTCATCTATCGTTTGAGCATTTGCCACACTTTTCATAAGTCGATCTAGTGCCCAAAATAAGTTTACAGCAGTTGGTCTTGAGCTAGCCAGATAATCATGATTTTTTTGTAAATTTTGATAAAACTCTTCAAGTGATTTTGATTGATCCTGCAATGCTGCTAGAGCTAAACCATATGCTGCAGTTATTCCGATAGCAGGAGCACCTCGAACTTTTAAAGATTGA
This genomic stretch from Metabacillus sp. B2-18 harbors:
- a CDS encoding PAS domain-containing sensor histidine kinase, with the protein product MKQTMEDREIVALKAQLAQVEKENEMLKFKLLQHENILEGALDAVAIFDENMRFIDVNSAACHMFQLQKKELCKRNLYDFLSLIPSNQIREVIDAIYQDDPIRKELIVKLDNGQVKFLEISLRKNAINGYDLAMIKDVSFKKMLERERTINEQLFKDLFHRAVDGIVIFDQKGDFIDANGSFCSSFEITKTQLNSFGLEDFIDEQEKYRLDNLWKMLKENGSAKGELPVILKDGSKKIFEFTTTSNIIDGIYMAIMRDITEKRSMEIQLYKSEERFREVFENAIDAIMIWDKHGQILKVNQAASRTFELNEAELVRRNILDFVDQTSLSFLKVKKEYFKIGAIREELLFHMPNGQNKELEFTSKMDILDGHHLTIFRNVSERKRMEKILRESEHKFRSIFDGAMDGIILFNHSFEIIEANETAKKILNLNSEDIKSSRICDILFSHAHVDPDTKTLESYEENIQEIMYMNENGIEMILEIALKNHIDENMNLAVFRDVTEKRELEEQLRKSDTLNVVGELAAGIAHEIRNPMTALKGFIQLLEGSVKEDFSMYFNVITSELSRIESIITEFLILARPQAIQYSNKDIGTIVKETMELLNAQAILVNVQMKLNIEQNLPLLFCEPNQLKQVFINVLKNAIEVMPDGGQIDVTVKRKNEDQLLISVRDRGSGISQDKIKRLGQPFYTTKERGTGLGLMVSYKIIEEHQGQVEVESEEGKGTTFHITLPITQ
- a CDS encoding methylated-DNA--[protein]-cysteine S-methyltransferase, whose product is MFYTYYDSPIGRLTIVSTLREITHLFLTTEHFKDFQTVNKLVDDPQHLILREAVKQLDEYFYEGRANFDLPFEIKGTDFQKKIWAELRQIPIGQVCSYQDIAIKIGNKSAVRAIGQANKANRLPIFIPCHRVIGKNQRLTGYAGDKNDLKAKLLTHENVSFKH
- a CDS encoding IS1182 family transposase (programmed frameshift) gives rise to the protein MFNTRENTQNEVEFIVIDDLVPENHLLRKIDKYIDFSFILEKVKPYYCEDNGRPSIDPLVLFKMMFVGYLYGIRSERQLEEEIKMNIAYRWFLGLKLSDRVPHHSTISWNRRTRYKETNIFQEIFDEIVFQAMEHRMVGGRVLFTDSTHLKANANKHKFTRETVEVETRDYIEDLNKAIEQDRKEHGKKPLKEREEVKETKEIRVSSTDPESGFMSRDNKQEMFCYLDHRTTDFKFNIITDAYVTPGNVHDSVPYLSRLDRQIERFGFKVEASALDSGYLTSAVCKGLSDRNIFGVIAHRRFKPTKGLFPKWKFTYDRENDLYICPNKDELTYRTTTREGYREYKSDPKKCATCPLLSQCTRSKNNQKVVTRHVWEDHKDQVRLNRLSPSGKELYKFRKEKVERSFADSKELHGLRYCRLRGLRNASEQVLLTAACQNMKKIATHLAKLS
- the mtnA gene encoding S-methyl-5-thioribose-1-phosphate isomerase; this translates as MLNENFVIPRSVIWKEDYISLLNQQKIPQLTEYLELRNIEDVWEAIQSLKVRGAPAIGITAAYGLALAALQDQSKSLEEFYQNLQKNHDYLASSRPTAVNLFWALDRLMKSVANAQTIDEAKSTILKEAILIEKEDEQVCQLIGEHALSVFKDGDRIMTICNAGSIATAKYGTALAPFYLAKEKNINLSVYACETRPVLQGARLTTWELMQAGVDVTLITDNMAAHTIKSKDITAIIVGADRIAANGDTANKIGTFNLALLAKSFNIPFYVAAPLSTFDPSITDGDQIPIEERNPEEVTQINGIQVAPKNVKVFNPAFDVTPNDLIAGIITEKGIITGEYTVEIKRLFSI